Proteins encoded together in one Deinococcus irradiatisoli window:
- a CDS encoding DUF4126 domain-containing protein, whose product MELISGLLTSLGLSSAAGLNAYLPLLIVGLLQRFGVVPLPETYALLGHPAVLAGLAVLGTLDFIGDKVPGLDHALHLFGGVIHAASGAVLFASHAGLTHLSPAASLLLGLLVAGSVHLGRAAVRPASTALTGGLGNPVLSAAEDATSLTLSLSALFAPLLAGVLLLGTLFAGWRLWRRRVGRRRMT is encoded by the coding sequence ATGGAGCTGATCAGCGGCCTGCTCACCTCGCTGGGCCTGTCGAGCGCGGCAGGGCTCAACGCTTACCTGCCGCTGCTGATCGTCGGGCTGCTCCAGCGCTTCGGCGTGGTGCCGTTGCCCGAAACGTACGCGCTGCTGGGGCATCCGGCGGTGCTAGCGGGGCTGGCCGTGCTGGGCACGCTCGATTTCATCGGCGACAAGGTGCCGGGCCTCGACCATGCGCTGCACCTGTTCGGCGGCGTGATTCATGCTGCCTCGGGCGCGGTGCTGTTCGCCTCGCACGCGGGCCTGACACACCTGAGCCCCGCCGCGTCGTTGCTGCTGGGCCTGCTGGTGGCCGGCAGCGTGCATCTGGGCCGCGCCGCCGTGCGCCCGGCCTCCACCGCCCTGACCGGCGGGCTGGGCAATCCAGTGCTGTCGGCGGCCGAGGACGCCACCTCGCTGACGCTGAGCCTGTCGGCCCTGTTCGCCCCCCTGCTGGCCGGCGTGCTGCTTCTGGGTACGCTCTTCGCCGGTTGGCGGTTGTGGCGCCGTCGGGTGGGACGCCGCCGCATGACTTAG
- the pth gene encoding aminoacyl-tRNA hydrolase has protein sequence MKLIVALGNPGSQYAHTRHNIGWRVADELARQQGATWRAGDHAEQAEFRLLGEKVLLIKPQTFMNASGKAVLPPLQFYKLSPEALLVIQDDLDSPFGLLKLRFGGRHGGQNGVRDIIRVLGSEQFARLKLGISRPPPGRDPAAWVLSSWAEDERATLDELVRLAVLATLKWITAGLKEAQAAYNGTDLRPRPEPAPASDLPAPGEPPSEP, from the coding sequence GTGAAGCTGATCGTCGCCCTCGGCAATCCGGGGAGTCAGTACGCCCACACGCGCCACAACATCGGCTGGCGGGTGGCCGACGAACTGGCGCGCCAGCAGGGCGCCACCTGGCGCGCCGGCGACCACGCCGAGCAGGCCGAATTCCGGCTCCTCGGCGAGAAGGTGCTGCTGATCAAGCCGCAGACCTTCATGAACGCCTCAGGCAAGGCTGTGCTGCCCCCGCTGCAGTTCTACAAGCTCAGTCCCGAGGCCCTGCTGGTCATTCAGGACGATCTGGACAGTCCGTTCGGCCTGCTCAAGCTGCGCTTCGGCGGGCGGCACGGCGGGCAAAACGGCGTGCGCGACATCATCCGGGTGCTGGGCAGCGAACAGTTCGCCCGCCTCAAGCTGGGCATCTCACGTCCACCGCCGGGCCGCGATCCGGCGGCCTGGGTGCTGAGTTCGTGGGCCGAGGACGAGCGCGCCACCCTCGACGAACTGGTGCGGCTGGCGGTGCTGGCGACCCTCAAATGGATCACGGCCGGGCTCAAGGAAGCCCAGGCCGCCTACAACGGCACCGACCTGCGGCCCCGGCCCGAACCTGCACCCGCGTCCGATCTGCCTGCACCGGGCGAACCGCCGAGCGAGCCGTGA
- a CDS encoding ammonium transporter, with protein MPTTSPHLKRFLPLLALSAGTALAADTKPVLDSGDTAWMIVAAALVLFMTPGLAFFYGGLTRAQSVLNTMMMSFVSIGLVFVLWVLGGYSLAFTEGNPFFGGLSAFGLSGLADQLSGTIPAYVFVAFQAMFAIIALALISGAIIERMRFGAYVLFGALWSLLIYSPLAHMVWGPGGWLLSMGALDFAGGTVIHIAAGVSALVAAFVLGPRIGHGRTAHVPHNVPFVLLGAAILWFGWIGFNAGSALAANQTAALAFVTTCAATAAAMLTWLMWESARGGKPTAVGAATGLVVGLVAITPACGFVSPWAALIVGILGATASFWAVQFKQALQADDALDVFACHGVAGIVGALLTGAFAWTTGAGKPFWEQLGVQALAVLVSVVFTGLGSFILLKLVGLLMPLRVTPGQEVSGIDISSHSEQGYAETESGLSAPVMIGGD; from the coding sequence ATGCCGACGACTTCCCCGCACCTCAAGCGTTTTCTGCCGCTGCTGGCCCTGAGTGCCGGCACGGCGCTGGCCGCCGACACCAAGCCGGTGCTCGACAGCGGTGACACCGCCTGGATGATCGTGGCCGCCGCCCTGGTGCTGTTCATGACGCCGGGCCTGGCCTTTTTCTACGGCGGCCTGACCCGTGCCCAGAGCGTGCTCAACACCATGATGATGAGCTTCGTCTCGATCGGACTGGTGTTCGTGCTGTGGGTGCTGGGCGGCTACAGCCTGGCCTTCACCGAGGGCAATCCGTTTTTCGGCGGCCTGAGCGCCTTCGGCCTCAGCGGGCTGGCCGATCAGCTCTCCGGCACCATTCCCGCTTACGTGTTCGTGGCGTTCCAGGCGATGTTCGCCATCATCGCGCTGGCCCTGATCTCGGGGGCCATCATCGAGCGCATGCGCTTTGGCGCCTACGTGCTGTTCGGCGCGCTGTGGAGCCTGCTGATCTACTCGCCGCTGGCCCACATGGTCTGGGGACCCGGCGGCTGGCTGCTGAGCATGGGCGCGCTGGACTTTGCCGGCGGCACCGTGATCCATATCGCCGCCGGCGTCAGCGCTTTGGTCGCCGCCTTCGTGCTGGGGCCACGCATCGGGCACGGCCGCACCGCCCACGTGCCGCACAACGTGCCGTTCGTGCTGCTCGGCGCGGCGATCTTGTGGTTCGGCTGGATCGGCTTCAACGCTGGCAGCGCCCTGGCCGCCAACCAGACGGCGGCGCTGGCCTTCGTCACCACCTGCGCCGCCACCGCCGCCGCCATGCTGACCTGGCTGATGTGGGAAAGCGCGCGCGGCGGCAAGCCCACCGCCGTCGGCGCCGCCACCGGCCTGGTGGTCGGGTTGGTCGCCATCACTCCGGCCTGCGGCTTCGTGTCGCCCTGGGCGGCGCTGATCGTGGGCATTCTCGGCGCCACGGCCAGCTTCTGGGCGGTGCAGTTCAAGCAGGCCCTGCAGGCCGACGACGCGCTGGACGTGTTCGCCTGTCACGGCGTGGCCGGCATCGTGGGCGCGCTGCTCACCGGAGCCTTCGCCTGGACCACCGGGGCCGGTAAGCCGTTCTGGGAGCAGCTGGGCGTTCAGGCGCTGGCGGTGCTGGTCAGCGTGGTGTTCACTGGACTGGGCAGCTTCATTCTGCTCAAGCTGGTGGGCCTCCTAATGCCGCTGCGCGTCACGCCGGGCCAGGAAGTCAGCGGCATCGACATCTCCTCGCACAGCGAGCAGGGCTACGCCGAAACCGAGTCGGGCCTGAGCGCGCCGGTGATGATCGGCGGCGACTGA
- a CDS encoding P-II family nitrogen regulator: protein MKLITAVVRPERVQHVKEALFQAGISGLTLGRVSGHGGEQEVVEHYRGTRVMVEFREKVEFKMAVSEPFVEAAIAAICKGARTGEVGDGKIFVQPLERVVRIRTGEEDNSALTPVTEKKLAPLT, encoded by the coding sequence ATGAAACTGATTACCGCAGTCGTCCGGCCCGAACGGGTACAACACGTCAAGGAAGCGCTGTTCCAGGCCGGGATCAGCGGTCTGACGCTCGGCCGTGTCAGCGGGCACGGCGGCGAACAGGAAGTCGTCGAGCACTACCGGGGCACCCGCGTGATGGTGGAGTTCCGCGAGAAGGTGGAGTTCAAGATGGCCGTCAGCGAGCCGTTCGTCGAGGCCGCCATCGCCGCCATCTGCAAGGGCGCGCGCACCGGCGAGGTCGGCGACGGCAAGATTTTCGTGCAGCCGCTGGAACGGGTCGTTCGCATCCGGACCGGCGAGGAAGACAACAGCGCCCTGACGCCCGTGACCGAGAAGAAACTCGCGCCGCTGACCTGA